In Cyprinus carpio isolate SPL01 unplaced genomic scaffold, ASM1834038v1 S000006694, whole genome shotgun sequence, the genomic window TCGTGCGCGCTTAATGTGCGCGCATTTCAGGTGTTGACAGATAGCAAACCTAGTAAAGTCTGTGAGGaggagagagggtgtgtgtggagagagagagagagagagagagagagaggagagagagagaggagaggagaggagtgagatgaagagagagagagagagagagacgcgctCTCTCCTAGTGCACTTTGCAGTAAGTTGCTGGCGGTTGTTGCTGGCGTGGCGGTTGTTGGTCGCGCAGGGAACTTTAACACGCTGGATCCCAAAGTCCGTCTCTCTCACCTGCGCAGTTCGGAGCTGCCTGGAATTTCGCAGCCGGATTTTTATTATCCTAATCACACTGCCGATCTTTCGCAAGACGAACGGCCTTTATATCTCCAGTAGCATAGGTACGTGCGGCTGCCTTTACCTATTTACACTTCCATCCCATCGTAAGATGTCCTGCCCGGTACCACCCCAGTGCGCACCAGACCTAGATGTTTGCGCACTGTCCCCATTCCTGTGTGAAAGAAACTTGTGGCACTGGCTATTTCTGATCTTTTTAATTATTCTCTTGAGCTTTAGGAAATATAAACAGCCGTATCATTCTCGTGTGCGGTGTCATTATTGTTTGTTGTGAAGTGTGTTTGTTTCACATGCTGCTGAAATTAATTCTCAGCGCAGCTCTGGTGAAGTGGAAatgttttgggtgtttttgttgttgttgatgtttttgccTTGCGTTTGCGATCTTTGACGGACGCTCTGGCAATATCGATCTTTCTAATAGCGGAAGTACCGCAGGatattgattataaataataataataataaaaaatgtcccCATTCTGTTCTCTTCATTTGGGAACGTTTAAACAAAACGTGCGTTTTGCgtaaagaaactaaaaaaaaaactaaagctctGAAACTGAACTTTTGATTCTGGACGGACAGATTTGAAGgttacttgtttatgctacaacTTTCAGTTTGTTGGTGACTTGTAATGGTTATTTGTAAATTAGagattgtattaaatgtgcagtAATTGGTGTTTTCTGATATGAGATTGAACATGCAGAGCTCAGCATCACTTTGAACTGACATAtcggctgtgtctcaaaacctagcgaggtgtctacctagacagcattaTTGGGCATCATAGGTGTTTGCAACATTTATGAGTGTCATAGATAATTTAAGCATTTTGAGAATAATTGTTAGGCATCATAAGTGTGGGCATCTTGGGTGAGTGGAGGTTTTTTGAGCATCATAGGTGTGTGCACTGTGCAGCATTATTGTGCATCAGTTGCATGTATAGGCATCATAGGTGTGGGCATCataggtgtgtgcaaattttttgTGCACCAGATGcatggattattattaaaaatgataggTGTGTgcagaatatttttaaattataagtaaGTGAAGCGTTTTCAAGCATCATAAGTATGTGCAGAATTTTTGCATCAGTTGCATTATCATGGGTGTGTGCATTATATGAGCATCATATGGAAGAGAAGCTTTTTTGAGCTTTATTTTTAGGCATCATAGGTGTGTGCTGCAGTTTTGGGGAGTCAAAGATGAGTGGAGCATTTTTGTGCATAAGgtgaattaaatattattgtgtattataaGTGCATGTGGCACTTTTGGGTATTTTTTTTGAGTTCAGGTATGTGCAGAATTTTTGGTGAAACAGGTGAGTGGAGTATTTTGGGCGTTAAGGGTGCATGCAACATTTATGCGAATGCATGGAACATTTCTGAGCATCACAGGTTTGTTGGAAATCAGCTGAGCTGAATGCAAGCTGGACTGACTGAATGTGCCTGTGATGCctaaaatgctgccttggtaggttgctcactaggttttgtgaCACTCATTTAGGATGAGTGATCTTCTTCTGAGATAATTTAAATCAATTACTTTTGATTTTCCCCTACATGAGCCTATTGAGCTTGTAAATACGTCTATCATGCATCTGGCTGGCATTGAAAACAATAAAGCATAGTGTGAATGATACACTTTATTTATCTTGGTACCTCTTGATGGGAGGCAGGCAGCAGATGTACTATACAGACACAGAACAACACACACTTTTCATAAAGTCTCACACAGTCTGTGCACAAACAGGCGTCATTAAATCTGGAAAATGATGGTGTCAAACAAGTGTTAATGTGTTTCTTCACCCGGACCTCTCTGACCCCGTTGCTTCTCATGTGCATTAACTTGCTGCATGGAAAGGAATGTGCATTTCAAGTgtctaaatttgaatttaatgagAAGAAACATTGTTTCTGCAAACCATCACATGAAAGTCACCAGCCTAGTGACATTCATTATAGATGCTGATGCACTACAACCAATGCTGTTGTGTCTGACTGACTATCTTTGTGTGTAACTCAATGCAGATTCTCTGCAGCATGTTCTGGGGGACTATGGATTGGTGAAGCCTGTTCTTACTGACGCAGAAGGCCGTTTTCTGTCCCATGCGGTATCGGTTGGTCCAGCAGATGGGCAGTTCCGTAGGCGCTGGAGAAGAGAGGCGGCATTGGCCGACCACGCCCACCTTGAGTCCGGAAGAGGCATGCCTGAGCGACTGTACTACAACGTCACTGTCTTCGGCCGGGAGTTTCACCTGCGTCTGCATCGCAACACGCGCCTGGTGGCCCCCGGAGCCAAGATGGAGTGGCAGGACTCTGACGGCATGCATTCCAAGCATTTGAAGAGCGACTGCATGTATGTTGGTGACATTACGGACATACAGGGAGCCTCCGTAGCTATTAGTAACTGCGACGGCCTGGTAAGTGGCCACATTGGCCTTCATTTTGTGTGGTGTCCAGTATGTCTGCTTAATTCACACAAACCCTTCATGAATCTAATCAATACGATTAAAATTGCTATCATCGAAAACAAACTTTAACGAAAAAGAAGAGTTTAATCCTTTTTCTATTCATTCAATGTGCAAATTGGGTGTTTTTTCCGGGTTATCAAGTATATATAGATTTCTTATGCATAAGTATTTTAAGGTGCTCTTAAGTTGTTTACTTCATGCATGGGAATACCACATCTGACATTAAAAATGGttaatccaaaaattaaaatttgctgaatatttactcaccttcatgccatccaagatgtagatgagttcatCAGTCCAATccactttatttataaagcacaatttaaacaaacagcaaggttaccaaagtgctttacagagataaaaatataaaacaatgagCATTTCATCAgaaccaatggatcctctgcagtcaatgggtgacgtgagaatgagagtccaaacagctgataaaaacatcacagtaatccacacgacttcagtccatcaattaatgttttgtgaagtgaacaaatccatcaagaacttttttttaactttaaacttcaaaacttcaaaccttcaaacttcaaagtcctctattcataatattactt contains:
- the LOC122144472 gene encoding uncharacterized protein LOC122144472: MVKRERETRSLLVHFAVSCWRLLLAWRLLVAQGTLTRWIPKSVSLTCAVRSCLEFRSRIFIILITLPIFRKTNGLYISSSIDSLQHVLGDYGLVKPVLTDAEGRFLSHAVSVGPADGQFRRRWRREAALADHAHLESGRGMPERLYYNVTVFGREFHLRLHRNTRLVAPGAKMEWQDSDGMHSKHLKSDCMYVGDITDIQGASVAISNCDGLVSGHIGLHFVWCPVCLLNSHKPFMNLINTIKIAIIENKL